In Panthera leo isolate Ple1 chromosome B3, P.leo_Ple1_pat1.1, whole genome shotgun sequence, a single genomic region encodes these proteins:
- the LOC122222487 gene encoding melanoma inhibitory activity protein 2-like — MAALGVHRTLLLVISLTKCLEGTKLLADFKKCGDLECETLISRVLAMRDYRGPDCRYLNFTKGEEISVYVKLAGEREDLWAGSKGKDFGYFPRDAVQTEEVFISEEVQISTKESDFLCLLGVSYTFENEDSDGKNIYPYEEDKDQKLSVYENDLQTESGFYSTSESILLEDQFPASEAPEDIRSSSESKDWEEVEAGSLEEDSIPEEVHIPPSSTVSEVKGWFGFGREQAKGKTFESVVEPLQESSFPSRKVAGKDENDLQELNNDEPQTEQNQEPESEFNSVPKKQSELGSIGPQATGWFGGGFTSYLGFGGEDTGLELLPEDRSSPLQDAPNSIPSEEESTVPCTETLTEKEDTITNDSSILKPNWFDFGFGMLGFVYTNEDKIMSDDGKSEEGSGGDKHEHLPKSKFDPDKEQEIKTIKIIETEDQVGNERVLEKTDDSDTLPYFKNFLYNFDNPWNFQDIPKETELPSPKQMQDENNVVDNDETEEFSVENYQTDNMKVMMLKSRYSQSDMVSEIELPTRINKEVHFETPSSKNNDEKSKTSLDTEGPTQQEIDRSVENTLPNSQMFSTDYSLSSQNYIAQKEDASEYQILKYLFQIDIYDFMNSAFSSIIILTERVS, encoded by the exons ATGGCGGCGCTTGGAGTTCACAGAACTCTCCTTTTGGTAATTTCTCTGACAAAGTGTCTGGAGGGCACAAAACTGCTggcagactttaaaaaatgtggtgaCTTGGAATGTGAAa CTTTAATAAGCAGAGTCTTAGCCATGAGAGATTACAGAGGACCTGACTGCCGATACCTGAACTTCACTAAGGGAGAAGAGATATCTGTTTATGTTAAACTtgcaggagaaagggaagatttGTGGGCAGGAAGT AAAGGAAAGGACTTTGGATATTTTCCCAGAGACGCAGTCCAGACTGAAGAGGTGTTCATATCTGAGGAAGTTCAGATATCAACTAAA gaatctgattttctttgtcttcttggaGTAAGCTACACATTTGAAAATGAAGACAGTGATGGCAAAAACATATATCCTTATGAAGAAGATAAAGACCAAAAATTAAGTGTATATGAAAATGATTTGCAGACAGAATCTGGATTTTATTCAACTTCTGAAAGTATTTTGTTGGAAGATCAATTTCCAGCATCGGAGGCTCCTGAAGATATCAGAAGTTCTAGTGAATCAAAAGATTGGGAAGAagtggaagctggaagtctggaagaggattctattcctgaagagGTTCATATCCCACCATCCTCAACTGTGTCTGAAGTGAAAGGATGGTTTGGATTTGGAAGAGAACAAGCTAAAGGAAAGACTTTTGAATCAGTTGTTGAACCTCTACAAGAAAGTTCATTTCCAAGCAGAAAAGTAGCAGGAAAAGATGAGAATGACCTACAGGAATTAAATAATGATGAGCCCCAGACAGaacaaaatcaagaaccagaatCGGAATTCAATTCAGTGCCAAAGAAACAGTCTGAACTAGGTTCCATCGGTCCTCAAGCCACTGGTTGGTTTGGGGGTGGTTTTACAAGTTATTTAGGTTTTGGAGGTGAGGATACAGGGCTTGAATTATTGCCCGAAGACAGAAGTTCACCACTACAAGATGCTCCTAATTCCATACCATCTGAGGAAGAATCCACAGTTCCATGCACagaaacattaacagaaaaagaagacacaatCACCAATGATAGCTCAATTCTCAAACCAAATtggtttgattttggttttggtatgCTAGGCTTTGTATATAccaatgaagataaaattatgtcaGATGATGGAAAAAGTGAAGAAGGAAGTGGAGGAGATAAACATGAACATCTTCCAAAAAGTAAATTTGACCCTGATaaggaacaagaaataaaaacaataaaaattatagaaactgAAGATCAAGTAGGGAATGAAAGAGTCTTAGAGAAAACAGATGATTCTGATAcattaccatattttaaaaatttcttatataattttgaCAATCCTTGGAACTTCCAGGACAttccaaaggaaacagaattgcCATCTCCCAAACAGATGCAGGATGAAAATAATGTAGTTGacaatgatgaaacagaagaattttcaGTTGAAAATTATCAAACAGATAATATGAAAGTTATGATGCTGAAAAGCAGATACAGTCAGTCAG ATATGGTATCTGAAATAGAGTTACCCACAAGAATTAATAAAGAAGTACATTTCGAGACTCCATCttctaaaaataatgatgaaaaatcaAAAACATCACTAGATACTGAAGGACCTACTCAGCAGGAAATAGACAGATCTGTGGAAAATACCCTGCCAAACAGTCAAATGTTTTCAACTGattattctctgtcttctcaaaatTATATTGCTCAAAAAG AAGATGCTTCTGAGTATCAGATTCTGAAATACTTATTTCAAATTGACATTTATGATTTCATGAATTCTGCATTTTCATCAATTATAATTCTTACAGAAAGGGTAAGTTGA